One genomic region from Epinephelus moara isolate mb chromosome 8, YSFRI_EMoa_1.0, whole genome shotgun sequence encodes:
- the LOC126394110 gene encoding arrestin domain-containing protein 3-like yields the protein MSPIKDLQVVYDSLNEKETFSAGDVVTGTVSFNLTEDTEVKGLIVKVKGDAHVCWTEGTGDRRRTHHAYRRYFKVKEFLIAETGTALPRGVHRFKFRLQIPQGNFPPSFKGLHGRIAYVLQAKMSRSWRWPASVHKELKFVSKYTSQKVMCPQTASVSKEIGHFSKGKIEMSATINMKVCSPGDTIDVVAKIHNSSSKKVKPKVSLMQQVVYCATGHRRTSGQCLWKYAGDSLENKEGTISCQVKIPDDAMCTVADCDIISVTNILKVYVDVSFSFDPEVVFPLDIVPSSCGTFQPGVAPGPYPAAAGGPSYSDFPPPAFPVGPYPGPAPIGPGAYGYPPAGPTQPANMTSGYNNPWQPQAVPYGFPAAAPSAVQHPAPTAPPLSQQGEQPPPYMSLYPHIQPTFSGTGPDHKY from the exons ATGTCTCCGATAAAGGACTTGCAAGTCGTATATGACTCTCTCAACGAGAAGGAAACATTTTCTGCAGGAGACGTTGTCACTGGCACAGTCAGCTTTAATCTGACAGAAGACACAGAAGTGAAGGGGCTGATCGTGAAAGTAAAAGGAGACGCGCATGTGTGCTGGACAGAAGGCACAGGAGACAGGAGAAGGACCCACCATGCGTACAGGAGATACTTCAAAGTCAAGGAGTTCCTGATTGCAGAAACAG GAACTGCACTTCCCAGAGGAGTCCATCGCTTTAAGTTCAGGCTTCAAATCCCACAGGG CAACTTTCCGCCATCCTTCAAAGGGCTTCATGGACGAATTGCCTACGTGCTTCAAGCAAAGATGTCCAGGAGCTGGCGGTGGCCTGCCTCAGTACACAAAGAGCTCAAATTTGTTTCAAAGTATACATCTCAGAAGGTCATG TGTCCCCAGACTGCTTCAGTGTCTAAAGAGATCGGGCATTTCTCTAAGGGGAAGATTGAAATGTCTGCTACCATCAACATGAAGGTTTGCTCCCCAG GTGACACCATAGATGTTGTTGCCAAAATCCACAACTCCTCTTCCAAGAAAGTGAAGCCCAAAGTCAGTTTAATGCAGCAGGTGGTGTACTGTGCAACGGGCCACAGAAGAACCAGTGGCCAGTGTCTGTGGAAATACGCTGGGGATTCTCTGGAAAACAAAGAGGGTACTATTTCCTGCCAAGTGAAGATTCCTGATGATGCCATGTGCACTGTCGCTGATTGTGACATCATCTCGGTTACAAATATCCTCAAG gTGTATGTAGACGTCAGTTTTTCCTTTGACCCAGAGGTGGTGTTTCCACTTGACATCGTTCCCTCTAGCTGTGGTACCTTTCAGCCTGGTGTAGCTCCGGGGCCttaccctgctgctgctgggggcCCAAGTTACAGCGACTTCCCTCCCCCAGCCTTCCCTGTTGGGCCTTACCCTGGGCCTGCACCCATAGGTCCAGGTGCTTATGGATACCCTCCAGCAGGTCCCACTCAACCTGCAAACATGACAAGCGGCTATAATAATCCATGGCAACCACAGGCTGTTCCATACGGGTTTCCAGCTGCAGCTCCATCTGCAGTCCAGCATCCAGCCCCTACTGCTCCGCCTCTGTCTCAACAGGGAGAACAACCTCCACCTTACATGTCGCTTTACCCCCACATTCAGCCCACTTTCAGTGGGACAGGGCCAGATCACAAATACTGA